The nucleotide window CCCTGTTCGGCATTCGCTACCTGGGCGAACGCCCGCGCCGCAGCGACTGGATCGCCATTGCCGCAGTCATGGCGGGCATGATGCTCTTCTTTCTCGACCGCCTGAGCCTGGCCGGGCTGTGGGGTAATCTGGCGGCGCTGACCAGCGGGGTCACCTTTGCCTGGATGGCTTTGTTTCTACGCAGGCAGAAGGATGCCTCGCCGGTGGAGTCGGTGCTGCTGGGCAATCTGTTGGCCGGCCTGGCCGGCATCCCCTTCATGTTCGGCGACGGTCCCGATGCCGCCGGCTGGCTGCGCCTGGCCGTGCTGGGGGTGGTGCAGCTCGGTCTGGCCTACACCTTTTTCACCCGTGCCATCCGTAGCGTCACGGCTCTGGAGGCGCTGCTTATCCCGACGGTGGAACCGGTTCTCAATCCGGTCTGGACCATGATTTTCATCGGGGAGGTGCCGGGGAGGCTGTCGCTGTGCGGCGGGGCGATCGTGATCGGGGCGGTGTTGGTGCGGGGCATTGTGCCCTTGCTGCGCAATCGGGGTCTGCTGCGGCGCGGAGGGTAGGGGGAGTTGCGAAAGAAGAAAGAGGGAATTACAAAGGTATGACTTCCTGAGTCCGTGATGCCTCCCTGCCTCCGCGTCTGAAAGGCCTCTGCCCTTGCATCGTGGCGGCATGGGGCATTTCGGCGGAGGCCGGCGGATACAACGGAGTGCTGCACCCGGGCGACGTTGGGGCCCCGGCTCTTTCAGTCGCTCCGGCAGTACGGCACCACGGACTCAGAATTTATTCAATTTATTCCGACAGCAGAGTCTTGTCGTCCTCGAAGCTCTTGTGACGGATCTCGTGGAACTTGTCCACCAGCTTTTCGACGGTCAATTCCTTTTTGGCCTGCCCCTCGATGTCGAAGATAATCTCCCCTTTGTCCATCATCAGCAGGCGATTGCCGAACTCGATGGCATGGCTCATGTTGTGGGTGATCATCATGGCGGTCAGGTTGAATTCCTTGATGAACTTGTTGGTCAGCTCCAGCACGATCTGGGCGTTCTTTGGATCGAGGGCGGCCGTATGTTCGTCCAGCAGGATCAGGGCCGGCTTGGAAAGCACCATCATCAGCAGTGTCAGGGCCTGGCGCTGCCCCCCCGAGAACATCACCAGGTTTTCCTTCATGCGGTGTTCCAGCCCCATATTGAGCTGAACCAGCTCCGACTTGAAGTACTCCCGCATCTTGTGGTTCAGGCTGCGCTTGAGCCACTTGAACCCCTTGCGGTAGGTGATCATCATGTTGTCTTCCACGCTCATGTTGGAAGCGGTGCCGAGCAGCGGGTTCTGGAAGATCCTGCCGATATAGGTGGCGCGCTTGTACTCCGGCTCGCGGGTCACGTTGCGCTCATTGGCAAAGATGGCCCCCTGGGTCGGAGAGAGCGAGCCGGCGATCAGGTTGAAGAGCGTGCTCTTGCCGGCGCCGTTGCTGCCGATGATCGTGATGAAGTCCCCTTCCTTGACCTTCAGGTTGATGTTGGAAAGGGCCTGGTTCTCGTTTACCGTGCCCTGATTGAAGATTATCGAGATGTTCTTGAGCTCTATCATTTGTCCACCCTCGCCCTGAGGGCGGCCTTCTTCAGTTTCCCGGACTGGGTCATGACCAGCAGCACGATGATCAGGATGCCCTTGATCAGATTCAGGTCATTGGGGGTCATCTTGACCACGTAACCGTAATACCGTCCCAGGTACAGCACCGCATGGAACAGGATCGATCCCATCAGCGCGCAGAAGGTCAGGACACCGATACGATTGCTCTTCATGATCAAAAACTCGCCGATCATGACCGAGGCCAGGCCGGAAATGATGATGCCCTGACCCAAGCCCACATCTGCAAACCCGAGATACTGGGCCGCAAAGGCGCCCGATACGGCCACCAGGCCGTTGGACAGCCCCACGCCGATGGTTTTCAGGGTTTTCGGGTTGACCCCCTGGGAGATCACCATCTGTTCGTTGTTGCCCATGGCTCCCATGGTCATGCCGAGATCGGTGCGGAAGAACATGTCGATCAGCACCTTGACCACGATTGCCACCAGCACGAAGAACAGCAGCAGGATGTACTCGTCCGGGATCAGCCCGGAGAAGCGGTCCGATACCTTGGTCAGGATGGTTTCCTGGTTGAGGACCGGCACATTGGCGCGGTTACCCAGGATCCTGATATTGACGGAATAGAGCATGGTCATGGTCAGGATGCCGGCCAGCAGGTTTGGTACCTTCAGGTGATTGTGGATCAGGGCTGTCACTACACCGGCCATCACCCCGCCGATAAAGGCGATCAGGAGCGCCAGCCAGAGGTTCATCCCCATCAGGATGCACTGTACCATCAGGGCTGCCCCCAGAGGGAACGAGCCATCCACCGTCAGGTCCGGGAAATCGAGGACCCTGAAGGTCATGAATACCCCCAGGACCATGATGCCGTAAATCAGGCCTTCTACCAAAATTCCTTCGATCATATCCCGCTACCTGCCATCACGGAAACCGGCATACCCTGTCCGCGTATTTTCACTGTCTGTCTCCTCCGCACTGATTGTATGGCCTCGGCGCCAGCGCCCCGACGCAACGGAAGAAATTACCATTGGGGGCAAACCGGTGTCAACGTGATTTGGTCTTACCAGGCAGTAAAAAGATGCGCAAGAGGGCATGTTGACCTATCATATATCTATGGCGAGACGAAATCCCGGAGAGGAGAGGAGATCAACCATGAAACGCCTGACGTTCACTGCGGCAATCCTGACGGTATCTCTCGCTGCATTGCTGAAACCGGGAGGTGTCGGTGGGGAGATGTGGGTGGGGCAGCAGGACTACCACCCGGACAGCAAGGACAGCTGCCTGATCGTAGCCATAAATTGCGTATCCTATGACGAGTCGCTGCAGGAAAGGATCAACCGGCTGAACACCGAGATCTCCAAGGGGAGGGATGTGTACGACGCCGATGAACTGGCCATACTCCGCCAGAAGCTGGATAAGACTTACCAGCGTCTGGACGAGAGCCGCCCCAGCAGCCTGTTCAATCCCGGGTATCCGTAACTCCTCCGGCCATCTCTCGCAGGGGCGGCCGGCCGGTCGCCCCTACATCCCCATTTCGCGCACCACGACCGCATGGGCGTTGCGCAGGAGTTCCACCAGGAAACTGCGCTTTTCCGCCTCGATATGAGCCACGCCCCTGAGTTTGAAGAGCGGCACGCCGGCCGGCATGCACCTGTCCATGCGGATGCGGAAGAGCGGCGCATCGGGAATCTGTTCCCCATGGGCATCCTGGCGCGCCGGCAGTTTTCCCCCGTAGGTGGAGGCCAGGAAGGGCTCGTCGATGACCGGGATATTGACCCGGTCGATTTCCGCCACGCGGCAGTCGAAGGTGCCGAATTCCGTGGCATCGGGGATAAAGTGCGCGGATGCGCCGACGCCGATCCGATCCAGGTCCCGTTCCCCCACGTAGGCGTCGACCCGGTTGCTGCCGGTGTCGGCCAGGACATAGAATGGTTCCTTCCGGGGCACCCAGAGCCCGGGCGTCAGTTCGTCGTTGCGGTCGACAATGACGCCATCGAACGGTGCGCGCACACTGAGCCGCCCCAGTTCTTCCTTCAGCCCGGAAAGCTCCGTGGTCCCCTCTTCGAGACGCCGGCGAGGAACATTGCCCTGGCTGAGCAAACGCTCGTCAAAGACCTGCTGGCTCACCTGCCAGCGGGAAACCGCCGCGGAGGTGAGTACCTGCCGCAGGCGCTGTTCCGTATCCGGAGACGAGAGCCGGAGCAGCACCTCGCCCGCCGTGACCCTGCCCCCTTTCCTGCCGGTTACCGACTCGTCCGTGACCAGTGACGGCACCTCGGAGGACACCTGCTGTTCGCGGACCGCCGAGAGCACGGCCGGGGCACTGAGACGGCCACGCCAGGGCATGATCAGGAGCGTGATGAAGACCAGGATCAGCGCCGCGCTCCTGAGGAGAGCCGTGTTCAGACGCAGATGTCCCCTGATGCGCCACCAGGCCCGGACCTCCCGGTAGAGCGGCAGCCAGATGAACCAGCCGATCTCCACCGCGAACAGGAAGATGCCCAGGGCCTTGAAGAAGTAGTGGTAGACCAGCAGGGCGATGCCGAGGAACACGGAGAAACGGTATATCCAAACCGTCAGGGCGAACAGCACCAGGAAACGCCGGCGGTGCGGGCTGGCCACCTCGGGAGGGGGATCAGCCAGACCGAAGAGCGCCTTGCGCAGCCACCAGCGGCCAAAGGTAAAGGAACGGGCATGCAGATTCGGTATGCCCAGGAAGTCGGACAGGATGAAATAACCGTCGAAGCGCATGAACGGGCTGGCATTCAGGGCTATGGTCATGATCCAGGTGGTGGTGGCCAGGATGAAGGCCGCACCCCGGGCCGGTCCGTCCGGCAGGATGATCCAGAACCAGGTGGCGGCCAGGGCCAGCAGCAGTTCGGCGGCCATGCCGGCAGTGCCGATGGCCAGGCGCTGGCGGCGGGAGGTCAGCTTCCAGGCCTCGTTGGTGTCGGTATAGAGCATGGGGGTCATGACCACCAGGGCGACCCCCATGGTGGGAATACGGCAGCCGTAGCGGTGGGCCGTGAAGGCATGGCCGAACTCGTGGGCCACCTTGGCCAGCGGGATGGCCAGCCCCATGGTCAGCAGTCCTTCCAGGCTCCGGTAGGCAGTGAATGAGTGCCGGAACAGGTCCCACTGGCGCGAGACGAGAAAGAGCGCCATCAAGGTGAACAGCAGCACGGCACCTCGGAATGGGGCGGAAAAGAGCCAGGCCACCCATGGTCCCAGTGCGTCCAGCAGGCGCTGGGGCCGCAGCAGGGGCACCCTGATGAAGAGGTAATTGTGTAAAAGCCACGAGCCCAGGCCGGGACGGGTGGCTGCCCTGGCCGCTGCGAGCCGGTCGCAGGCCCGTGCCGAGGCTGCATCCAGAAGGAAGTTCTGCTCCAGAAAGGCAATCACGCTCAGGACGTCGTTTTCCGACAGGGCCAGGGTCGTTTCCCGGTTGACCGCCTCCAGTACCGCATCCAGGCTGCCGAGACGCCAGCGGGACAGTATCTCGAAGGCGGGCCACCCCAGCAGGAAGAACTTGTTGGCCGCCGGATCGTGCAGGGTCCATGCCGGAGTGCCGTCGCCGGAGGGGGGAGCGGGAAAGATGCCCAATTCCTGGCGCAGGGGGGGCAAGGGCAGGGCAGCGGCTACCATCCGATACGCTGCCTGAGTGCCGTCAGGGGGCGGCGGAAGAGAAAATATCCCAGCGAGACCTCTTTGCCGAAGATCCTGGCCGTGCCGCTGAGGCCGATGCGCGGCGGCGCCACGGCGGGGCCGAAATCGGCTTTGATGCGGTAGGCCACCAGTCCAGCCGGCGTCACCTCGGGTTTATAGGCCGCGTACCGAACCGTTCCCTCCAGGGGGTGC belongs to Geobacter sp. SVR and includes:
- a CDS encoding ABC transporter ATP-binding protein; amino-acid sequence: MIELKNISIIFNQGTVNENQALSNINLKVKEGDFITIIGSNGAGKSTLFNLIAGSLSPTQGAIFANERNVTREPEYKRATYIGRIFQNPLLGTASNMSVEDNMMITYRKGFKWLKRSLNHKMREYFKSELVQLNMGLEHRMKENLVMFSGGQRQALTLLMMVLSKPALILLDEHTAALDPKNAQIVLELTNKFIKEFNLTAMMITHNMSHAIEFGNRLLMMDKGEIIFDIEGQAKKELTVEKLVDKFHEIRHKSFEDDKTLLSE
- a CDS encoding ABC transporter permease; amino-acid sequence: MIEGILVEGLIYGIMVLGVFMTFRVLDFPDLTVDGSFPLGAALMVQCILMGMNLWLALLIAFIGGVMAGVVTALIHNHLKVPNLLAGILTMTMLYSVNIRILGNRANVPVLNQETILTKVSDRFSGLIPDEYILLLFFVLVAIVVKVLIDMFFRTDLGMTMGAMGNNEQMVISQGVNPKTLKTIGVGLSNGLVAVSGAFAAQYLGFADVGLGQGIIISGLASVMIGEFLIMKSNRIGVLTFCALMGSILFHAVLYLGRYYGYVVKMTPNDLNLIKGILIIVLLVMTQSGKLKKAALRARVDK
- a CDS encoding DMT family transporter: MGNETIQRNDAPLQRGTAVLFLFLAALCWSLGGVLIKGVAWHPMAIAGVRSLIAAGVILVAFGRPRFTWSAPQIGGALAYAATSILFVASTKLTTAANAILLQYTAPAFAALFGIRYLGERPRRSDWIAIAAVMAGMMLFFLDRLSLAGLWGNLAALTSGVTFAWMALFLRRQKDASPVESVLLGNLLAGLAGIPFMFGDGPDAAGWLRLAVLGVVQLGLAYTFFTRAIRSVTALEALLIPTVEPVLNPVWTMIFIGEVPGRLSLCGGAIVIGAVLVRGIVPLLRNRGLLRRGG
- a CDS encoding efflux RND transporter periplasmic adaptor subunit — translated: MVAAALPLPPLRQELGIFPAPPSGDGTPAWTLHDPAANKFFLLGWPAFEILSRWRLGSLDAVLEAVNRETTLALSENDVLSVIAFLEQNFLLDAASARACDRLAAARAATRPGLGSWLLHNYLFIRVPLLRPQRLLDALGPWVAWLFSAPFRGAVLLFTLMALFLVSRQWDLFRHSFTAYRSLEGLLTMGLAIPLAKVAHEFGHAFTAHRYGCRIPTMGVALVVMTPMLYTDTNEAWKLTSRRQRLAIGTAGMAAELLLALAATWFWIILPDGPARGAAFILATTTWIMTIALNASPFMRFDGYFILSDFLGIPNLHARSFTFGRWWLRKALFGLADPPPEVASPHRRRFLVLFALTVWIYRFSVFLGIALLVYHYFFKALGIFLFAVEIGWFIWLPLYREVRAWWRIRGHLRLNTALLRSAALILVFITLLIMPWRGRLSAPAVLSAVREQQVSSEVPSLVTDESVTGRKGGRVTAGEVLLRLSSPDTEQRLRQVLTSAAVSRWQVSQQVFDERLLSQGNVPRRRLEEGTTELSGLKEELGRLSVRAPFDGVIVDRNDELTPGLWVPRKEPFYVLADTGSNRVDAYVGERDLDRIGVGASAHFIPDATEFGTFDCRVAEIDRVNIPVIDEPFLASTYGGKLPARQDAHGEQIPDAPLFRIRMDRCMPAGVPLFKLRGVAHIEAEKRSFLVELLRNAHAVVVREMGM